One segment of Paenibacillus rhizovicinus DNA contains the following:
- a CDS encoding amino acid ABC transporter ATP-binding protein: MSAQPIIQVTNVSKRFGKQEVLKEISVDVAPQEVLVVIGPSGSGKSTLLRCLNLLEQPSGGEIVIDGISLLAKETNIVAVRAELGMVFQQFNLFPHLKVLENITLGPVRIRKWPPAKARDKAMALLRKVGLEDKADVYPSSLSGGQAQRVAIARALAMEPKIMLFDEPTSALDPEMVGEVLAVMKQLAKEGMTMIVVTHEMGFAREVGDRVLFMEQGRIVEQGPPNVLFECPQQERTRGFLSKVL; encoded by the coding sequence ATGTCCGCGCAGCCTATCATTCAAGTTACGAACGTATCCAAGCGGTTCGGCAAGCAGGAGGTGCTGAAGGAGATTTCAGTCGACGTCGCGCCGCAGGAAGTGCTGGTCGTCATCGGTCCTTCCGGGTCCGGAAAATCGACCCTGCTGCGCTGCCTCAACTTGCTGGAGCAGCCGAGCGGCGGCGAGATCGTCATCGATGGCATATCGCTGCTCGCGAAGGAGACGAATATCGTCGCCGTTCGCGCGGAACTCGGCATGGTGTTCCAGCAGTTCAATCTGTTCCCGCATCTAAAGGTGCTGGAGAACATCACGCTGGGACCTGTGCGCATCCGCAAATGGCCGCCTGCCAAAGCGCGGGACAAGGCGATGGCGCTGCTGCGCAAGGTCGGCTTGGAAGACAAGGCGGACGTCTATCCGTCATCGCTTTCCGGCGGTCAGGCGCAGCGCGTCGCCATTGCCCGCGCGCTCGCGATGGAGCCGAAAATCATGCTCTTCGACGAGCCGACGTCGGCGCTCGATCCCGAGATGGTCGGCGAGGTGCTCGCTGTTATGAAGCAGCTCGCCAAGGAAGGGATGACGATGATCGTCGTCACCCATGAGATGGGCTTCGCCCGCGAGGTCGGAGACCGCGTGCTCTTCATGGAACAGGGCCGGATCGTCGAGCAGGGCCCGCCGAACGTCTTGTTCGAATGCCCGCAGCAGGAACGGACGCGGGGTTTTCTGTCCAAGGTGCTGTAG
- a CDS encoding phosphotransferase family protein translates to MISNVVRPDGTLDEAMIGSRETLYTGMNGQRVERLILASGERVIFKPLTNDSQHGREAWVYTHLLPSFPAIYPRLLAYSGWEGTDGAQAGMAFEAKAAEDDSTASASGASKAGGVRWCLFEDLGTLSHAFEVDAAEALMPLIAQWHSLPVEAWLDAPFLGPKPMIEALLQTVLQQEAALRTALIGVPFGDELLERVLVPLRDGGEALPASWNLRVLSHGDLHLGNYARVNGAVFVLDWEHVHLNSPHWDLYHLLDLSHPVFPKALDASDRERLLDRYLTESEGQGMARMAADGFKQDYARFSAVFSLWMLLLIEKDLAALNRAKALPAKWSPEQLARQRTETLDSFVQCAEMLG, encoded by the coding sequence ATGATAAGCAATGTGGTGAGACCGGACGGAACGCTCGATGAAGCGATGATCGGCAGCCGCGAGACGCTGTACACGGGAATGAACGGACAACGCGTGGAACGGCTGATCCTCGCTTCCGGCGAGCGCGTAATATTCAAGCCGCTGACCAATGACAGCCAGCATGGCCGCGAAGCATGGGTATATACCCACTTGCTTCCTTCCTTTCCCGCGATCTATCCCCGATTGCTAGCCTATTCGGGATGGGAAGGAACGGATGGCGCACAAGCCGGCATGGCGTTTGAAGCGAAAGCGGCGGAAGACGATTCGACGGCATCGGCCTCTGGCGCCAGCAAAGCGGGCGGCGTCCGTTGGTGCCTGTTCGAAGACTTGGGAACGTTGTCCCATGCGTTCGAAGTCGACGCGGCCGAAGCGTTGATGCCTTTGATTGCGCAGTGGCACTCGCTCCCCGTGGAGGCATGGCTGGATGCTCCGTTTCTAGGGCCTAAGCCGATGATCGAAGCGCTTCTTCAAACGGTACTGCAACAGGAAGCTGCGCTGCGAACGGCATTAATCGGAGTTCCGTTCGGAGATGAATTACTTGAACGGGTGCTTGTGCCGCTGCGTGACGGCGGCGAAGCCCTGCCGGCCAGCTGGAACCTCCGGGTACTGTCCCACGGCGATCTGCATCTCGGCAACTATGCGCGCGTGAACGGAGCGGTTTTTGTGCTGGACTGGGAGCATGTGCATCTGAATAGTCCGCATTGGGACCTGTACCATCTGTTGGACTTGTCTCATCCGGTCTTCCCGAAGGCGCTGGATGCATCCGACAGAGAACGATTGCTCGATCGCTATTTGACGGAATCGGAAGGCCAAGGCATGGCGCGGATGGCGGCGGATGGCTTCAAACAGGACTATGCGCGGTTCTCTGCCGTATTCTCGCTGTGGATGCTGCTGCTGATCGAGAAGGATCTTGCCGCGTTGAACCGTGCCAAGGCACTTCCGGCCAAATGGTCGCCGGAGCAGCTGGCCAGGCAGCGGACGGAGACGCTCGATAGCTTCGTACAGTGCGCGGAGATGCTTGGATAA
- a CDS encoding DMT family transporter codes for MPRLVYVALLGLSLIWGGSFYFIKMLLHDFGPWSIACLRSSCGLVVVLLIMLAFRKPFGFRTIPWGAMFIMAAINTAIPWTLIAFSEQRIPSGMASILNATTPVWTVLVGMAFFRGRSGRMQWVGLGIATIGLLVLLGVKPGSLLSVDGIGFAGMMCAACCYGLGSQLSKRLSVRGCTMYQITYGTLLSSAVVSGVPALMTESITLPHLTSMSNIPMLIGLGMFGSGFAYILFYYMVEKGSAEFASMVTYLVPSTALVWGYALLHETIKWNMLAGLVVILAGVFLAGSKGSRRERPPGRREGIPSS; via the coding sequence GTGCCCAGACTCGTCTATGTCGCACTTCTAGGTTTAAGTCTCATCTGGGGCGGGTCGTTTTATTTTATCAAAATGCTATTGCATGACTTCGGACCGTGGTCCATCGCTTGCCTGCGTTCATCCTGCGGACTCGTCGTCGTGCTGCTCATTATGCTTGCCTTCCGGAAACCGTTCGGCTTCCGTACGATTCCGTGGGGCGCGATGTTCATCATGGCCGCCATTAACACGGCTATCCCTTGGACGCTGATCGCGTTCAGCGAACAGCGGATCCCAAGCGGCATGGCTTCCATCCTCAACGCGACGACTCCGGTATGGACGGTACTAGTCGGCATGGCGTTCTTCCGCGGACGGTCCGGCCGGATGCAGTGGGTCGGCCTCGGCATCGCCACGATCGGCTTGCTCGTTCTGCTCGGCGTCAAGCCGGGCTCCCTGCTGTCGGTGGACGGCATCGGCTTCGCCGGCATGATGTGCGCCGCTTGCTGCTACGGCCTCGGATCGCAGTTGTCCAAACGGCTTTCGGTGCGCGGCTGCACCATGTACCAAATTACATACGGCACCTTGCTGAGCAGCGCGGTTGTGAGCGGAGTGCCCGCCTTGATGACGGAATCGATCACCTTGCCGCATTTGACCTCGATGTCCAACATTCCGATGCTCATCGGTCTGGGCATGTTCGGTTCCGGCTTTGCTTATATTTTGTTTTATTACATGGTGGAGAAGGGGAGTGCCGAATTCGCCTCCATGGTGACGTATCTGGTGCCCTCGACCGCCTTGGTCTGGGGTTACGCGCTGCTTCATGAGACGATCAAATGGAATATGCTTGCCGGGCTCGTCGTTATACTGGCCGGCGTCTTTCTAGCCGGGAGCAAGGGCTCGCGGAGAGAACGGCCGCCCGGCCGGCGCGAAGGCATTCCATCGAGCTAG
- a CDS encoding aminopeptidase: MINDFQVKLERYAALAVEVGVNVQPGQTLVVTAGISSAPFVRMVVKKAYEVGAKNVHVEWNDDTVTRTKYELAPDEAFTEYPQWRAQGWEDMAKDNAAFLSIIAANPDLLKGIKPERIANANKAAGIALKTWRSYTMSDKVSWSIVAVPSMDWAAKVFPDVAPEQQEDALWDAIFAATRINEPDPVASWKQHIETLDTKASFLNEKKYFALRYTGPGTDLTLELAPGHIWISAGSENAKGDIFVANMPTEEVFTAPLRNGTNGVVSSTKPLSYGGNLIKDFSLTFKDGKVVDIQAEEGLEVLKNLIGTDDGAAFLGEVALVPHRSPISDTNITFYNTLFDENASCHLAIGKAYAFCIEGGKEMNEEQQTEAGLNTSLVHVDFMIGSAELDIDGIRADGSAEPLMRGGNWAI; this comes from the coding sequence ATGATTAACGATTTCCAAGTAAAGCTCGAGCGTTACGCGGCGCTTGCCGTCGAGGTCGGCGTCAATGTCCAGCCCGGCCAGACGCTGGTCGTCACGGCAGGCATTTCGTCCGCGCCGTTCGTGCGCATGGTCGTGAAGAAAGCCTATGAAGTCGGCGCCAAGAACGTGCACGTCGAATGGAACGACGATACGGTAACCCGCACGAAATACGAGCTCGCTCCGGACGAGGCGTTCACGGAATACCCGCAATGGCGGGCGCAGGGCTGGGAGGACATGGCCAAGGACAACGCGGCTTTCCTCAGCATTATCGCAGCCAATCCCGATCTGCTCAAAGGCATTAAGCCGGAGCGTATTGCCAATGCCAACAAAGCGGCGGGCATCGCGCTTAAGACATGGCGTTCCTACACGATGTCGGATAAGGTCAGCTGGTCGATCGTAGCCGTGCCTTCCATGGATTGGGCGGCGAAAGTCTTCCCCGACGTCGCGCCCGAGCAACAGGAAGATGCGCTGTGGGACGCGATCTTCGCGGCAACGCGCATCAACGAGCCGGATCCGGTCGCTTCGTGGAAGCAGCATATCGAGACGCTCGATACGAAGGCCTCTTTCCTGAACGAGAAAAAATACTTCGCGCTCCGTTACACCGGCCCGGGCACGGACCTGACGCTGGAGCTGGCGCCTGGCCATATTTGGATCAGCGCGGGCAGCGAGAACGCGAAAGGCGACATCTTCGTGGCGAATATGCCAACGGAAGAAGTGTTCACCGCACCGCTTCGCAATGGCACGAACGGCGTCGTCTCGAGCACGAAGCCGCTCAGCTACGGCGGCAACCTGATCAAGGACTTCTCGCTGACCTTCAAGGACGGCAAAGTCGTCGACATTCAGGCGGAAGAGGGCTTGGAAGTGCTGAAGAACCTGATCGGCACCGACGACGGCGCCGCCTTCCTTGGCGAAGTCGCGCTCGTGCCGCACCGTTCCCCGATCTCGGATACGAACATTACCTTCTACAACACGTTGTTCGACGAGAACGCCTCCTGCCACCTCGCCATCGGCAAAGCGTATGCCTTCTGCATCGAGGGCGGCAAGGAAATGAACGAAGAACAACAAACCGAAGCAGGCCTGAACACCAGTCTCGTGCATGTCGACTTCATGATCGGCTCCGCCGAGCTGGACATCGACGGCATCCGCGCCGACGGTTCGGCTGAACCGCTCATGCGCGGCGGCAACTGGGCGATCTAG
- a CDS encoding MGMT family protein: MTPFTADVVKIIRSIPEGRVMTYGGIAARAGSPRAARQVVRILHSMSGKHDLPWHRVINAKGEIAIGSDEGRFMQRALLEEEGVYVNPAGAVDLGEFRFEPS; this comes from the coding sequence TTGACGCCTTTTACAGCAGACGTAGTGAAGATCATCCGCAGCATCCCGGAAGGCCGCGTCATGACCTACGGCGGGATCGCGGCCCGGGCGGGCAGCCCGCGCGCAGCGAGACAGGTAGTGCGCATCCTCCATTCCATGAGCGGAAAGCACGATTTGCCCTGGCATCGCGTCATTAACGCCAAGGGTGAGATTGCCATCGGCAGCGACGAGGGACGTTTCATGCAGCGGGCGCTTCTTGAAGAGGAAGGCGTGTACGTTAACCCGGCGGGCGCCGTCGACCTGGGGGAGTTCCGGTTCGAGCCCAGTTAG
- a CDS encoding cupin domain-containing protein: MKKKNFLAEELESLDHCHEGVGTLRHITLYNSSELESKLKFFNYTVLPPGTSIGYHKHAQDEEVYVILEGTGTMTVDGESTPVKKGDVLVNRPWGEHGLVNDSEDDLCILVFEAGC; this comes from the coding sequence ATGAAGAAGAAAAACTTTCTAGCGGAGGAGCTTGAATCACTGGATCATTGCCACGAGGGCGTGGGGACGCTGCGTCATATTACCTTGTATAACTCATCTGAGCTTGAGAGCAAATTGAAGTTTTTCAATTACACCGTACTGCCTCCCGGTACCTCGATCGGTTATCATAAGCATGCCCAAGACGAGGAAGTCTATGTCATTCTAGAAGGAACAGGCACGATGACGGTTGACGGCGAGTCGACCCCGGTGAAGAAAGGGGATGTCCTCGTCAATCGTCCTTGGGGCGAGCACGGACTCGTCAACGATTCGGAGGATGATCTGTGCATCCTTGTTTTTGAAGCAGGGTGCTAA
- a CDS encoding amino acid ABC transporter permease — translation MDFRFDIVEGYLPLLLRGTLYTVCISLASIALGSLLGLGVGLGKMSRFWFLRWPMHAYINFFRGTPLLVQIFIVHFGLIPLLNGKTNAIAAAVTALALNAAAYTAEIYRAGIQSIDKGQSEAALSIGMTPWQTMRFVVLPQAVKRMIPAFGNEFIVLLKDSSLLTLITVPEIMYWSNAMKNQYIRIWEPYLTAACIYFILTYTLNKLLQALERRVS, via the coding sequence ATGGATTTCAGATTCGATATCGTAGAAGGCTATCTGCCGCTGCTGCTGCGGGGCACGCTGTACACGGTTTGCATTTCGCTTGCTTCGATCGCGCTTGGCTCTCTTCTCGGGCTGGGCGTCGGCTTGGGGAAAATGTCGCGATTCTGGTTTCTCCGCTGGCCGATGCACGCCTATATCAATTTCTTCCGCGGGACGCCACTACTCGTGCAAATCTTCATCGTTCACTTCGGTCTCATTCCGCTTCTTAACGGCAAGACCAATGCGATCGCGGCGGCAGTGACCGCGCTGGCGCTCAATGCGGCGGCGTATACCGCGGAAATTTACCGGGCCGGCATTCAATCCATCGACAAAGGACAGTCGGAAGCAGCGCTGTCGATCGGCATGACACCGTGGCAGACGATGCGGTTCGTCGTACTGCCGCAGGCGGTTAAACGCATGATTCCGGCGTTCGGAAACGAGTTTATCGTGCTGCTGAAGGATTCGTCCCTCCTGACATTGATTACGGTTCCGGAAATCATGTATTGGAGCAACGCGATGAAGAATCAGTACATCCGCATCTGGGAGCCGTATTTGACGGCCGCGTGCATCTATTTCATCCTCACCTACACGCTCAACAAGCTGCTGCAAGCGTTGGAAAGGAGAGTAAGCTGA
- a CDS encoding ABC transporter ATP-binding protein encodes MSFVTRLQWFFKTRWLHYTLAITLMTAVSLLQTIPPKMIGNTIDDIQKGHLTASDLSRTVVFLIGLALLLYVLVYVWITTLYGNSVLLEKLLRGRFMAHLTRMTPSFFQRNSTGQLMALATNDILNIGNTAGYGVMTLVNTLVGASVVIVTMISLIDYRLMLAALIPLPLLAVVISFLGRKVRARFMAAQDAFGKMNDHALESISGIRVLRSYVQENHDLAAFDDVTSVVMDRNREVSLLNALFQPLISLIVGVSYSIGIGYGSYLVFHGEISLGQLISFNIYLGMLIWPMISFGEFINVLQRGNASVDRVEQSFLQQPDLADQERPVQVDVPASIEMRGLSFTYPTAEQPSLRNISFTLERGGTLGIVGRTGSGKSTLLKQLLRQYPLAEEQLFIAGVPVEAIGLDRVKQWVSYVPQEHLLLSKSIRDNIALGKVDATDEEIAKAVEMASFTSDIALMPEGMGTIVGENGVMLSGGQKQRLAIARALILDAEILAMDDSLSAVDARTESRILQHIRKERAGKTTFITTHRLSAVSHADWILVLDEGRILEEGTHEELMHFGGWYRKQWERQQMEAGLED; translated from the coding sequence GTGTCTTTCGTTACGCGGCTGCAATGGTTCTTCAAAACAAGATGGCTGCATTACACGCTGGCCATCACATTAATGACGGCGGTCAGCCTGCTGCAGACCATACCGCCCAAGATGATCGGCAACACCATCGACGATATTCAGAAAGGTCATCTGACCGCCTCGGATTTAAGCCGGACGGTCGTGTTCCTCATCGGCTTGGCGCTGCTGCTCTATGTGCTTGTGTACGTTTGGATTACGACGCTCTACGGCAACTCCGTTCTGCTGGAGAAGCTGCTGCGGGGCCGCTTCATGGCCCATCTGACGCGGATGACGCCGAGCTTCTTCCAGCGCAACAGCACGGGCCAGCTCATGGCGCTCGCCACCAACGATATCCTCAACATCGGCAATACGGCGGGCTACGGCGTCATGACGCTCGTCAACACGCTGGTCGGCGCCTCCGTCGTTATCGTTACGATGATTTCGCTGATCGATTACAGGCTCATGCTGGCCGCGCTCATTCCGCTGCCGCTGCTCGCCGTCGTCATCAGCTTCCTAGGCCGCAAAGTACGGGCACGCTTCATGGCCGCTCAGGATGCATTCGGCAAAATGAACGACCATGCGCTCGAGTCCATCTCGGGCATCCGGGTACTGCGCTCCTATGTGCAGGAGAACCACGACCTTGCCGCCTTCGACGACGTGACCTCAGTGGTCATGGACCGCAATCGGGAAGTCTCGCTGCTCAACGCGCTCTTTCAGCCGCTCATCTCGTTGATTGTCGGCGTCAGCTATTCCATTGGCATCGGGTACGGTTCGTACTTGGTCTTCCATGGGGAGATTTCGCTTGGTCAATTGATTTCGTTCAACATCTATTTGGGCATGCTGATCTGGCCGATGATTTCATTCGGGGAGTTCATTAACGTGCTGCAGCGCGGAAACGCTTCCGTGGATCGCGTGGAGCAGTCGTTCTTGCAGCAGCCCGACTTGGCCGATCAAGAGCGGCCCGTCCAAGTGGACGTCCCGGCGAGCATCGAAATGCGGGGGTTATCGTTCACCTATCCGACGGCCGAGCAGCCGAGCTTGCGGAACATTTCGTTTACGCTGGAACGCGGGGGAACGCTCGGCATCGTCGGCCGTACGGGAAGCGGGAAGAGTACGCTGCTCAAACAATTGCTGCGGCAGTATCCGCTGGCGGAGGAACAGCTGTTCATCGCGGGCGTGCCGGTGGAAGCGATCGGGCTCGACAGGGTGAAGCAGTGGGTCTCTTATGTACCGCAGGAGCATCTGCTGCTGTCCAAGTCGATCCGCGATAATATCGCCCTCGGCAAGGTGGACGCCACCGACGAAGAAATCGCCAAAGCGGTGGAGATGGCTTCGTTCACTTCCGATATTGCGCTCATGCCCGAAGGCATGGGAACCATCGTCGGCGAGAACGGCGTCATGCTCTCCGGCGGGCAGAAGCAGCGTCTGGCAATTGCGCGGGCACTGATTCTGGACGCGGAAATACTGGCGATGGACGATTCGTTGTCGGCCGTCGACGCGCGGACCGAGAGCCGGATTTTGCAGCATATCCGGAAGGAACGCGCGGGCAAAACAACGTTCATCACGACGCACCGCCTGTCTGCCGTCAGCCATGCCGACTGGATTCTCGTTCTCGACGAGGGCCGCATCCTGGAAGAAGGCACCCATGAGGAATTGATGCATTTCGGCGGCTGGTACCGGAAGCAATGGGAGCGTCAGCAGATGGAAGCCGGGCTTGAGGATTAA
- a CDS encoding ABC transporter ATP-binding protein, whose amino-acid sequence MKSSTTSRLARYALVYKYRIIAAMLILCCAVGSELGGPYIAKTIIDKHLSSGDKDIDAVLMLLGLYIGLLLTASVCNFTQSYLLQSTALRIIKNMRMDLMKHISRIPVRYFDNTPIGQVVSRIANDTEAIRDLFMSFMATFVVSLVQLTGIYVALFILDARLALFTLILPPLFVIIMYVHLKYSKIYITIMRARLSDMNAMFNETINVMPIIQAFRREKVTIEEFETLNHDRYINQVKQFRVFSLSSRNIVGTIGGLLTAMVIWYFGNESLTKAAISFGVFYAFIDYLGRVFGPIIGIFDQLTNAQRAFVSAEKVFAIMDLEGTDVQEADGTARPEGVVKFDNVTFAYKEGENVLKGISFEARKGETLALVGHTGSGKSSIMNLLLGFYEPQHGVISIDGRDISTFSKQALRKHMGIVLQDPFLFAGDIKFNVSLYNKSITLDRVKGALREVGASTFIEQLPHGYDEQVVERGSTLSSGQRQLISFARALAFDPSILILDEATASIDSETEGLIQQALKVVSEGRTTLVIAHRLSTIREADQILVLHRGEIVERGNHRELMALEGRYYKMYQLQTGEGAAKQAGSTAFEGGMPQAGGSPIVI is encoded by the coding sequence ATGAAGTCATCCACGACGAGCAGGCTTGCCCGCTATGCGCTCGTCTACAAATACCGCATTATCGCGGCCATGCTCATTCTGTGCTGCGCCGTCGGATCCGAGCTTGGCGGACCGTATATCGCCAAGACGATCATCGACAAGCATCTGTCCTCCGGAGACAAGGACATCGACGCCGTTCTGATGCTGCTGGGGTTGTACATCGGCCTGCTGCTGACCGCGAGCGTCTGCAACTTCACGCAGTCGTATTTGCTCCAATCTACGGCTCTGCGCATCATCAAGAATATGCGGATGGACTTAATGAAGCATATTTCCCGCATACCGGTGCGGTATTTCGACAATACGCCGATCGGGCAGGTCGTCTCCAGGATCGCCAACGATACGGAAGCGATTCGCGATCTGTTCATGAGCTTCATGGCGACGTTCGTCGTGAGTCTCGTGCAGTTGACAGGCATTTATGTGGCGCTGTTCATCCTGGACGCGCGGCTGGCGCTGTTTACGCTGATACTGCCGCCGCTGTTCGTCATCATCATGTACGTGCATCTCAAATACTCCAAGATCTACATCACGATCATGCGCGCCCGGTTGAGCGACATGAACGCCATGTTCAACGAGACGATCAACGTCATGCCGATCATTCAGGCGTTCCGCCGGGAGAAGGTGACGATCGAGGAGTTCGAGACGCTCAATCACGACAGATATATCAATCAAGTGAAACAGTTCCGGGTGTTCTCGCTGTCCTCGCGGAATATCGTCGGCACGATCGGCGGTCTGTTGACGGCGATGGTGATTTGGTATTTCGGGAACGAGTCGCTGACGAAAGCGGCGATTTCTTTCGGCGTATTCTACGCGTTTATCGATTATTTGGGCAGAGTTTTCGGTCCCATCATCGGTATTTTCGATCAGCTCACGAACGCGCAGCGGGCGTTCGTATCCGCGGAGAAAGTGTTCGCGATCATGGATCTCGAGGGCACGGATGTCCAAGAAGCGGACGGAACGGCTCGTCCCGAAGGCGTCGTGAAGTTCGACAACGTGACGTTTGCCTACAAGGAAGGCGAGAACGTGCTGAAAGGCATTTCCTTCGAAGCGCGCAAAGGCGAGACGCTGGCGCTTGTCGGCCATACCGGCTCCGGCAAAAGCTCGATCATGAACCTGCTGCTCGGATTCTACGAACCGCAGCACGGCGTCATTTCTATCGATGGCAGGGATATCTCGACATTCTCGAAGCAGGCGCTTCGCAAGCACATGGGCATCGTGCTTCAGGATCCGTTCTTGTTCGCGGGCGACATTAAATTCAATGTCAGCCTCTATAATAAATCCATCACGCTCGACCGCGTGAAGGGCGCGCTGCGCGAGGTCGGCGCTTCGACGTTCATCGAACAGCTCCCGCACGGCTATGACGAGCAGGTCGTCGAGCGGGGCAGCACGCTGTCTTCGGGGCAGCGGCAGCTCATCTCGTTCGCCCGCGCGCTGGCGTTCGATCCGTCCATCCTCATCTTGGACGAGGCGACGGCGAGCATCGACAGCGAAACGGAAGGCCTTATCCAGCAGGCGTTGAAAGTCGTCAGCGAAGGGCGGACGACGCTTGTCATCGCGCACCGGCTGTCGACGATCCGCGAGGCCGATCAGATTCTGGTGCTGCATCGGGGCGAGATCGTGGAGCGCGGCAATCACCGCGAGCTCATGGCTTTGGAAGGACGTTATTATAAAATGTACCAGCTGCAGACTGGAGAAGGCGCCGCGAAGCAAGCGGGCAGTACGGCATTCGAAGGCGGGATGCCGCAAGCCGGCGGATCGCCGATCGTGATTTAG
- a CDS encoding LLM class flavin-dependent oxidoreductase has product MTDTRTVPLSVLDLASVVEGGTPTESFHNTLELAQLAERLGYNRYWLAEHHNMAGIASSATSVVIGYVAGGTKRIRVGSGGIMLPNHAPLVIAEQFGTLESMYPGRIDLGLGRAPGSDQTTARALRRDLATHGQEFPELLTELRAFFNPPADEFRPVRATPGEGLNVPIWLLGSSGFSAKLAGELGLPFSFASHFAPEYLMPAIHLYRSSFRPSEALEKPYIMVGVNIVAADTDEEAKRLATSQQQQFLSLIRGRPGKLKPPVDNMDDLWQPHEREALLSKFQFGIAGSKAAVQTRLQEILKDTMADELIVTSQIYDHQARLRSYEIVAEAANLQADNGA; this is encoded by the coding sequence ATGACTGATACACGCACCGTGCCGCTGTCCGTCCTTGATCTGGCATCCGTCGTGGAAGGCGGAACGCCAACGGAGTCCTTCCACAATACGTTGGAACTGGCACAGCTGGCTGAGCGCCTTGGCTATAATCGCTACTGGCTGGCCGAGCATCATAACATGGCGGGGATCGCCAGCTCCGCAACGTCCGTGGTCATCGGCTATGTAGCCGGAGGCACGAAACGGATTCGTGTCGGTTCCGGCGGCATCATGCTGCCGAACCATGCCCCGCTCGTTATTGCGGAGCAATTCGGCACGCTGGAGTCCATGTATCCCGGCCGGATCGACCTTGGCCTCGGACGCGCGCCCGGCTCCGACCAGACGACCGCACGCGCGCTGCGCCGCGACCTGGCGACGCATGGGCAGGAATTCCCCGAACTGCTGACTGAGCTTCGGGCGTTCTTCAACCCGCCGGCCGACGAGTTCCGGCCGGTACGGGCAACGCCGGGCGAAGGACTGAATGTGCCGATTTGGCTGCTTGGCTCCAGCGGCTTCAGCGCGAAGCTGGCAGGGGAGCTTGGCCTGCCCTTCTCGTTCGCGAGCCATTTTGCGCCGGAGTATTTAATGCCGGCCATTCATCTGTATCGCAGCAGCTTCCGCCCGTCGGAAGCATTGGAGAAGCCGTATATCATGGTCGGCGTCAACATCGTCGCCGCCGACACCGACGAGGAAGCAAAGCGTCTGGCTACTTCGCAGCAGCAGCAATTTCTCAGCTTAATTCGCGGACGTCCCGGCAAACTGAAGCCGCCGGTCGATAACATGGACGATCTCTGGCAGCCGCATGAGCGCGAGGCGCTGCTGTCCAAATTCCAATTCGGCATAGCCGGCAGCAAAGCCGCTGTGCAAACCCGCCTGCAGGAAATTCTTAAGGACACGATGGCCGACGAACTGATCGTCACCTCGCAGATATACGACCATCAAGCGCGTCTGCGCTCCTATGAAATTGTCGCCGAAGCCGCGAATCTCCAAGCGGACAACGGAGCTTAA